The Streptomyces sp. NL15-2K genome contains a region encoding:
- a CDS encoding helix-turn-helix domain-containing protein: protein MSVATRQPKRLSGIGVLDKASTLLDLVEKGPASLAELVAGSGFARPTVHRIALGMESLGLLARDFRGRFVLGPRLGNMAAEVQRDQLVKAASPVLADLQALTGLDARLFRRRGAMQICVGISPDVTDGSEDLPVGTARSVKAGPVAQILLAWEEPVALYEGLRSARFTAAQLSLVRRRGWAHGPDAMVPGAVSIAVPVRAMGKRVVAALALTGAPPRMPATPNRLLLGSVVDAAGELGDVLVESGTALRPRAR from the coding sequence ATGAGCGTCGCGACCCGGCAGCCGAAAAGGCTCAGCGGGATCGGCGTGCTCGACAAGGCCTCGACCCTCCTGGACCTGGTGGAGAAGGGCCCGGCGTCCCTGGCGGAGCTGGTCGCCGGCAGCGGATTCGCGCGTCCCACCGTGCACCGGATCGCCCTCGGCATGGAGAGCCTCGGGCTGCTCGCCCGGGACTTCAGGGGCCGGTTCGTCCTCGGCCCGCGGCTCGGCAACATGGCCGCCGAGGTGCAGCGTGACCAACTGGTCAAGGCGGCGTCGCCGGTCCTCGCGGACCTGCAGGCACTGACCGGTCTCGACGCCCGGCTCTTCCGCCGCCGTGGTGCCATGCAGATCTGCGTCGGCATCTCCCCGGACGTCACGGACGGGAGTGAGGACCTGCCGGTCGGCACGGCACGGTCGGTCAAGGCGGGCCCGGTCGCCCAGATCCTGCTCGCCTGGGAGGAGCCCGTGGCGCTGTACGAGGGACTGCGCAGCGCCCGCTTCACCGCCGCGCAGCTCTCGCTCGTACGGCGTCGCGGCTGGGCGCACGGCCCCGACGCGATGGTGCCCGGGGCCGTCTCGATCGCGGTGCCGGTACGCGCCATGGGGAAACGGGTGGTGGCCGCCCTCGCTCTGACCGGAGCGCCGCCCCGCATGCCCGCGACCCCGAACCGGCTGCTGCTCGGCTCGGTGGTCGACGCGGCCGGCGAACTCGGTGACGTGCTGGTGGAATCCGGGACGGCCCTGCGGCCGCGAGCCCGGTAG
- a CDS encoding beta-ketoacyl synthase N-terminal-like domain-containing protein — MSRPIVGMGAVAATGSGVDELFESLCAGHRGEAELRGFDRSRFRAPYAYEVDDRPVPGADVPGRATRLLLDAVGQAAADAGLGEDLSGIPVLVGTGVRELRTLELWWRDGSPFADSGLDFGTALRERFNVEVTHTFSNACSASLYALALASDLLGQEGDDALDTVIVAGVDVLTESMYGLFERARPSSRDGTCVPMGDGAAAIVLRRADGRSDRVHGHLRGVAVNCDAHRLTAPSPDGIAAVMRSAHQLAGVKASDIDLVMLHGSGTLGDEEPEAVALAAVLGEAASAPLMTAVKPMTGQTSGASGLIDLIVGIRALTQGRVPPTAAHEDEAGQESPFRYVTGRAADGQRLNVAQLNAFGLGGINAVAIVEGTERS; from the coding sequence GTGAGCCGTCCCATCGTCGGGATGGGGGCCGTGGCGGCCACCGGATCCGGTGTCGACGAACTCTTCGAGAGCCTGTGCGCGGGACACCGGGGCGAGGCGGAGCTGCGGGGCTTCGACCGGTCCCGGTTCCGTGCCCCCTACGCCTACGAGGTGGACGACCGGCCGGTACCGGGAGCGGATGTCCCCGGTCGGGCCACCCGGCTGCTGCTGGACGCCGTCGGCCAGGCCGCGGCGGACGCCGGCCTCGGAGAGGATCTGAGCGGCATTCCGGTCCTGGTCGGCACCGGCGTGCGGGAGTTGCGCACCTTGGAACTGTGGTGGCGGGACGGATCCCCGTTCGCCGACTCCGGCCTCGACTTCGGCACCGCGCTGCGCGAGCGCTTCAACGTCGAGGTCACCCACACCTTCTCCAACGCCTGCTCGGCTTCGCTGTACGCGCTGGCGCTCGCCTCCGACCTGCTGGGGCAGGAGGGCGACGACGCCTTGGACACGGTGATCGTCGCCGGTGTCGACGTCCTGACCGAGTCCATGTACGGGCTGTTCGAACGGGCCCGCCCCTCCAGCAGGGACGGCACGTGCGTCCCCATGGGGGACGGCGCCGCCGCGATCGTGCTGCGCCGGGCCGACGGCCGGTCGGACCGGGTCCACGGACACCTGCGGGGTGTGGCCGTCAACTGCGACGCCCACCGGCTCACCGCGCCCTCACCGGACGGCATCGCCGCGGTCATGCGCTCCGCGCACCAGCTCGCCGGAGTGAAGGCGTCCGACATCGACCTCGTGATGCTGCACGGCAGCGGGACCCTCGGCGACGAGGAGCCGGAGGCCGTCGCGCTCGCCGCCGTGCTCGGCGAGGCGGCGTCGGCCCCGCTGATGACCGCGGTGAAGCCGATGACGGGGCAGACCTCCGGTGCCTCCGGGCTCATCGACCTGATCGTCGGGATACGCGCGCTGACACAGGGACGGGTACCGCCGACCGCCGCCCACGAGGACGAGGCCGGGCAGGAGTCGCCGTTCCGGTACGTCACCGGCAGGGCGGCCGACGGGCAACGGCTGAACGTGGCGCAGCTCAACGCTTTCGGACTCGGCGGCATCAACGCCGTCGCCATCGTGGAAGGAACCGAGCGCTCATGA
- a CDS encoding alpha/beta hydrolase yields MNAPAAPSPVSVRRRTEGPGPRVLLLHGLIVDESVWERTLALLPARYEIWTAQLPWRAETVSGWTELPNLRGWLARALEAVPGRAEIVVAHSVASLVLLDLLDQKNKGGVDALRRFGIRALVLASPFYRRRAAEFDWDTLGFYLDGFQRFSGEAVRTHTAGRLSGAAERALARRARDQVGPYGWLGFAELYLRTPALRTDRINVPTLVVSGADDRIGRPAESLALAAALPDAVARVLPGCGHFPLVEAADRFAAEIGDFVDLAMGVPLVEGKAVGT; encoded by the coding sequence ATGAACGCTCCCGCCGCACCGTCGCCCGTCTCGGTCCGCCGGCGCACCGAGGGCCCCGGTCCCCGAGTCCTGCTGCTGCACGGCCTGATCGTGGACGAGAGCGTCTGGGAGCGGACCCTCGCCCTGCTGCCGGCCCGCTACGAGATCTGGACCGCCCAACTGCCCTGGCGGGCGGAGACAGTCTCCGGCTGGACCGAGCTGCCGAACCTCAGAGGCTGGCTGGCCAGGGCGCTGGAGGCGGTGCCGGGCCGGGCGGAGATCGTGGTCGCCCACTCCGTGGCCTCACTCGTGCTGCTCGACCTGCTCGACCAGAAGAACAAGGGCGGGGTCGACGCGCTGCGCCGGTTCGGCATCCGCGCCCTGGTGCTGGCCTCGCCGTTCTACCGGCGCCGGGCCGCCGAATTCGACTGGGACACCCTCGGCTTCTACCTCGACGGCTTCCAGCGGTTCTCCGGGGAGGCGGTTCGGACCCACACGGCCGGCCGGCTCAGCGGCGCGGCCGAACGGGCCCTCGCCCGCAGGGCCCGGGACCAGGTGGGCCCGTACGGGTGGCTCGGGTTCGCCGAGCTCTATCTGCGCACTCCCGCGCTGCGGACCGACCGGATCAACGTGCCGACCCTGGTGGTCAGCGGAGCCGACGACCGTATCGGGCGCCCCGCCGAGAGCCTGGCGCTCGCCGCCGCGCTGCCGGACGCCGTCGCCCGGGTGCTACCCGGCTGCGGACACTTCCCCCTGGTCGAGGCCGCGGACCGGTTCGCCGCCGAGATCGGCGACTTCGTCGACCTGGCGATGGGTGTGCCTCTCGTCGAAGGCAAGGCCGTGGGGACGTGA
- a CDS encoding polyprenyl synthetase family protein, which produces MGEALDAVGERLRDHGDDRLVMTDERRLRSLLVRLGAEFGASGRDGVAQAAVMVELLHRASAADAHRGDVLRPDRLLARSAQLAAGLGTSVLQLHAQTAGRLAAGQMRELAGPAPGEDPVARYFEVAAGRTAALFALSLGSGALQAATPDRCVRALTDYGEHLGVALRIAEDLLATTAPAARTGHAPGKDPFDGAPGLPVLLARADTSARGAELRGLLTGDMPDEAARRRALELLRTAPATRRAEAALSGRLAAAVAALGVLPPLPARTTLHALCDLVAVGNRPDHMRSWP; this is translated from the coding sequence GTGGGCGAGGCGCTCGACGCGGTCGGGGAACGGCTGCGGGACCACGGGGACGACCGCCTCGTGATGACGGACGAGAGACGGCTGCGTTCCCTTCTCGTCCGGCTCGGCGCGGAGTTCGGCGCATCCGGTCGGGACGGGGTCGCCCAGGCGGCCGTCATGGTCGAACTGCTGCACCGGGCCTCGGCCGCCGACGCGCACCGGGGTGATGTGCTCCGCCCCGACCGGCTGCTGGCCCGTTCCGCTCAGCTCGCCGCAGGACTCGGCACCAGCGTCCTTCAGCTGCACGCGCAGACCGCGGGACGGCTGGCGGCGGGCCAGATGCGCGAACTCGCCGGGCCGGCCCCCGGGGAGGACCCCGTCGCCCGCTACTTCGAGGTGGCCGCGGGCAGGACCGCCGCCCTGTTCGCCCTTTCCCTGGGGAGCGGGGCGCTGCAGGCCGCGACCCCCGACCGGTGTGTGCGGGCTCTGACCGACTACGGCGAACACCTCGGTGTCGCCCTCAGGATCGCCGAGGACCTGCTCGCCACCACCGCACCGGCCGCGCGGACCGGCCATGCGCCCGGCAAGGACCCGTTCGACGGGGCCCCCGGTCTGCCGGTGCTCCTCGCCCGGGCCGACACCAGCGCGCGCGGCGCGGAACTACGCGGTCTGCTCACGGGCGACATGCCGGACGAAGCGGCCCGGCGGCGGGCCCTGGAACTGCTGCGCACCGCCCCCGCCACCCGGCGTGCCGAGGCGGCCCTGTCCGGGCGGCTGGCCGCCGCCGTCGCGGCGCTCGGCGTACTGCCCCCGCTGCCCGCGCGCACCACGCTGCACGCGCTGTGCGACCTCGTCGCCGTAGGAAACCGACCGGACCACATGAGGAGTTGGCCATGA